One window of Equus quagga isolate Etosha38 chromosome 4, UCLA_HA_Equagga_1.0, whole genome shotgun sequence genomic DNA carries:
- the CTLA4 gene encoding cytotoxic T-lymphocyte protein 4 isoform X2 — MAGFGFRRRGARLDPAPRTWPCTALFSLLFMPVFSKGMHVAQPAVVLASSRGVASFVCEYGSSGKAAEVRVTVLRQAGTQMTEVCAATYMVENELTFLDDSTCTGTSVGNQVNLTIRGLRAMDTGLYICKVELMYPPPYYVGMGNGTQIYVIAKEKKSSYYRGLCENAPNRTRM; from the exons ATGGCTGGCTTCGGGTTCCGGAGGCGTGGGGCACGGCTGGATCCGGCTCCCAGGACCTGGCCCTGCACCGcgctattttctcttctcttcatgcCCGTCTTCTCCAAAG GGATGCACGTGGCCCAGCCCGCAGTGGTGCTGGCCAGCAGCCGGGGTGTCGCCAGCTTTGTGTGTGAGTATGGATCTTCAGGCAAAGCCGCCGAGGTCCGAGTGACAGTGCTACGGCAGGCGGGCACCCAGATGACTGAAGTCTGCGCCGCAACGTACATGGTGGAGAATGAGTTGACCTTTCTAGATGATTCCACCTGCACTGGCACCTCCGTTGGAAACCAAGTGAACCTCACCATCCGAGGGCTGAGGGCCATGGACACGGGGCTCTACATCTGCAAGGTGGAGCTCATGTACCCGCCGCCCTACTATGTGGGCATGGGCAACGGAACCCAGATTTATGTCATTG CTAAAGAAAAGAAGTCCTCTTACTACAGGGGTCTATGTGAAAATGCCCCCAACAGAACCAGAATGTGA
- the CTLA4 gene encoding cytotoxic T-lymphocyte protein 4 isoform X1, whose translation MAGFGFRRRGARLDPAPRTWPCTALFSLLFMPVFSKGMHVAQPAVVLASSRGVASFVCEYGSSGKAAEVRVTVLRQAGTQMTEVCAATYMVENELTFLDDSTCTGTSVGNQVNLTIRGLRAMDTGLYICKVELMYPPPYYVGMGNGTQIYVIDPEPCPESDFLLWILAAVSSGLFFYSFLITAVSLSRMLKKRSPLTTGVYVKMPPTEPECEKQFQPYFIPIN comes from the exons ATGGCTGGCTTCGGGTTCCGGAGGCGTGGGGCACGGCTGGATCCGGCTCCCAGGACCTGGCCCTGCACCGcgctattttctcttctcttcatgcCCGTCTTCTCCAAAG GGATGCACGTGGCCCAGCCCGCAGTGGTGCTGGCCAGCAGCCGGGGTGTCGCCAGCTTTGTGTGTGAGTATGGATCTTCAGGCAAAGCCGCCGAGGTCCGAGTGACAGTGCTACGGCAGGCGGGCACCCAGATGACTGAAGTCTGCGCCGCAACGTACATGGTGGAGAATGAGTTGACCTTTCTAGATGATTCCACCTGCACTGGCACCTCCGTTGGAAACCAAGTGAACCTCACCATCCGAGGGCTGAGGGCCATGGACACGGGGCTCTACATCTGCAAGGTGGAGCTCATGTACCCGCCGCCCTACTATGTGGGCATGGGCAACGGAACCCAGATTTATGTCATTG ACCCAGAACCGTGCCCGGAGTCTGACTTCCTCCTCTGGATCCTGGCGGCAGTCAGTTCAGGGTTGTTTTTTTACAGCTTCCTCATCACAGCTGTTTCTTTGAGCAGAATG CTAAAGAAAAGAAGTCCTCTTACTACAGGGGTCTATGTGAAAATGCCCCCAACAGAACCAGAATGTGAAAAGCAATTTCAGCCTTATTTTATTCCCATCAATTGA